In one window of Microplitis demolitor isolate Queensland-Clemson2020A chromosome 4, iyMicDemo2.1a, whole genome shotgun sequence DNA:
- the LOC103568146 gene encoding RNA-binding protein spenito produces the protein MIGIPRDDRHKITVKIHNTMKRSSSRDTPPRVKRSRSSMGRYDESSDERITPERIRRRSRGARSPSPPPRASSHARFVESGSHRDEYLRAPPPRELPPERPYSSYKALCVSAIHPKASDEIIKDTLYREFKKFGEFSIRIAHELDERVAFICFRSSEDARDAKHAKPRIIIYDKVAIVEPVYERPETYRRPRSITPPEYDRYYARSPGPERHRPIERYERVYVPPVGIPPHREMRREAIPPPHHEFVRPPLHHGPPHVHHPGPPHHYGPPRHMMIRHPVHGFERVENKKDKFPNYLHHVSPEDDPLATRTLFAGNLEINITEEELRRIFSKYGIVDDIDIKRPPPGTGNAYAFVRFQTLDMAHRCKVELSGQYIGKFQCKIGYGKATPTTRIWVGGLGPWTSVPQLEREFDRFGAIKKIDYIKGDSNGYILYDSIDAAQAAVKEMRGFPLGGPDRRLRVDFADVTPGFGFKPRPYPEEGGEFRPRVPVEYDPPYEAYGPEGEFTYPPRGFRGRGGAHWHDRRGGASRGGGAYRGTYPEGYIRDEPDWPTRRPPPEIEYEPPRGIRRSISREPGVDRSRSRSPRRRPMDSDSDSENARTGMLSTSRTLAEVARKSIAVWQGALILKNSLFPAKFHLTDGDTEIIDALMKDEEGKHMLRITQRLRLDQPKLDDVSKRIQTSSSHAIFLGLAGSSTAVTNDDANVQTRPLRNLVSYLKQKEAAGVISLLNKDTEGTGVLYAFPPCAFSTELLKRTCPSLSEEGLKEDHLVIVVVKGGSA, from the coding sequence TTTGTGGAGTCTGGTTCACATCGTGATGAGTATCTACGAGCACCTCCGCCACGTGAACTACCACCAGAGCGTCCTTACAGCAGCTACAAAGCTCTCTGTGTCAGTGCTATCCATCCTAAAGCCAgcgatgaaataataaaagacaCTTTGTACCGTGAGTTTAAAAAGTTTGGTGAGTTTTCCATCAGGATAGCTCACGAATTGGACGAGCGTGTGGCGTTCATTTGCTTCAGGAGCTCTGAGGATGCACGAGATGCGAAGCACGCGAAACCACGGATAATAATATACGACAAAGTGGCTATTGTTGAACCGGTATATGAAAGACCAGAGACTTATCGTCGTCCACGTTCAATTACACCACCAGAGTATGATCGTTACTATGCTCGTTCACCAGGTCCCGAGAGACACCGGCCAATAGAACGCTATGAAAGGGTTTATGTTCCACCAGTTGGGATACCACCTCACCGTGAAATGCGACGTGAAGCAATACCACCTCCTCATCACGAGTTTGTACGGCCACCATTGCACCACGGTCCGCCGCATGTTCATCATCCAGGGCCGCCACATCACTACGGGCCACCGAGACACATGATGATCCGTCATCCAGTTCATGGTTTCGAACGcgtggaaaataaaaaagacaaatttCCAAATTATCTTCATCATGTTTCACCTGAAGATGACCCACTGGCTACACGGACACTGTTCGCTGGTAATCTTGAGATAAATATCACTGAAGAAGAGCTACGGCGTATATTCAGCAAGTATGGAATTGTAGATGACATTGATATTAAACGACCACCACCTGGTACCGGTAATGCATACGCGTTTGTACGTTTCCAGACTCTGGATATGGCCCATCGTTGCAAAGTTGAATTGTCTGGTCAGTACATTGGTAAGTTCCAGTGTAAAATAGGGTACGGTAAAGCAACACCAACAACACGTATTTGGGTAGGAGGTCTAGGGCCTTGGACATCGGTACCACAGTTGGAACGTGAATTCGACAGATTCggtgcaattaaaaaaattgattacatAAAAGGTGACAGCAATGGTTACATTTTGTATGATTCAATAGACGCAGCTCAAGCGGCAGTAAAAGAAATGCGAGGATTTCCACTAGGTGGACCTGACAGACGACTCCGAGTTGACTTTGCCGATGTGACTCCTGGCTTTGGCTTTAAACCACGACCATATCCGGAAGAAGGTGGAGAATTCAGACCGCGTGTACCTGTTGAGTATGATCCACCGTACGAAGCATACGGTCCTGAGGGAGAATTTACTTATCCACCACGAGGATTCCGTGGACGAGGAGGTGCACACTGGCACGATCGTCGAGGCGGCGCGAGTCGTGGAGGTGGCGCTTACCGCGGAACTTATCCAGAAGGTTACATACGGGATGAGCCTGATTGGCCAACTAGAAGACCACCACCTGAAATAGAATACGAACCACCTCGTGGTATCCGAAGATCTATTTCCAGAGAACCGGGTGTTGATCGTTCACGCTCAAGATCACCGCGAAGAAGACCCATGGACTCGGACTCTGATTCCGAAAATGCACGAACTGGAATGCTTTCTACCTCACGCACTCTTGCTGAAGTTGCACGAAAATCAATAGCTGTATGGCAGGGCGCTCTTATTCTAAAGAATTCACTATTTCCAGCAAAGTTCCATCTTACTGACGGTGACACAGAAATTATTGATGCTCTTATGAAAGACGAAGAAGGGAAACACATGTTACGAATCACCCAAAGATTGCGTCTCGATCAACCAAAACTCGATGATGTGTCAAAACGTATCCAAACCTCAAGTTCTCATGCTATTTTCTTGGGTCTCGCTGGATCCAGCACAGCTGTAACTAACGATGACGCAAATGTACAGACACGGCCACTGAGAAATCTAGTGTCTTATCTTAAGCAAAAAGAAGCCGCGGGTGTTATTTCTCTCCTTAACAAGGACACTGAGGGCACTGGAGTGCTCTACGCTTTTCCACCTTGTGCATTCTCCACAGAATTACTAAAGCGAACGTGTCCTAGTCTCAGCGAAGAAGGGCTCAAGGAAGATCATTTGGTAATCGTTGTTGTCAAAGGCGGCAGTGCCTAG